A stretch of Aureispira sp. CCB-E DNA encodes these proteins:
- a CDS encoding alpha/beta hydrolase yields MKKVYCISGLGADKRVFAALKLPEIELVHIAWLSPSIDDTMGSYAKKLLPQIDTSTSVTILGLSFGGMLAVEVGHWIENSQIIVLSSAVTASAIPLRYRLLGQWKIPDKIPFSILQKTNALTYYFFGIKTKQYQVLLNNILQDTEEHFFRWAVQAIVNWKNEKVPLDLIQIHGTNDKILPLVKTPSLILVKGGGHFMVLEQADQVAQILNDILS; encoded by the coding sequence ATGAAAAAGGTTTATTGTATTAGTGGTTTGGGAGCTGATAAACGGGTTTTTGCAGCATTGAAGCTGCCCGAAATAGAACTTGTACACATAGCTTGGCTAAGCCCTTCCATTGATGATACAATGGGAAGCTATGCTAAAAAGTTATTGCCTCAAATTGATACAAGTACTTCCGTAACAATTTTGGGGCTTTCCTTTGGTGGTATGCTGGCGGTAGAAGTGGGACATTGGATTGAGAATAGCCAAATTATAGTATTGTCTAGTGCTGTAACAGCATCGGCTATCCCACTTCGTTATCGATTGTTAGGTCAATGGAAGATACCCGACAAAATTCCTTTCTCTATTCTACAAAAGACCAATGCCTTGACGTATTATTTTTTTGGTATAAAAACCAAGCAATACCAAGTCTTGCTAAACAATATTTTACAGGACACGGAGGAACATTTCTTTAGATGGGCTGTTCAAGCAATTGTAAACTGGAAAAATGAAAAAGTGCCCTTAGATTTGATTCAAATACATGGTACAAACGACAAAATTTTGCCTTTGGTGAAAACGCCAAGTCTTATTTTGGTCAAAGGAGGGGGACACTTTATGGTCTTGGAGCAAGCCGATCAAGTAGCTCAAATTTTGAATGATATATTATCCTAA
- a CDS encoding DUF1415 domain-containing protein — MTNYTEEEIVQQTKNWVAKVVVGLNFCPFAKREVLRDSIRYHVSNKDSLEEVLEELVRELNYLDKNVTTETTLLIYPKLFEDFESYLDLVDMGQSFLDQLNYEGIYQLASFHPQYQFGGTTLDDASNYTNRSPYPTLHIIREESIERALEHYEAPEEIPERNIQVAEEMGAKVLQQLLLDCYQL, encoded by the coding sequence ATGACAAATTATACAGAAGAAGAAATTGTTCAGCAAACCAAAAATTGGGTTGCTAAGGTGGTTGTAGGTTTGAATTTTTGTCCTTTTGCCAAGCGAGAGGTCTTGAGGGATAGTATCCGATACCATGTTTCGAATAAAGACAGTTTAGAAGAAGTTTTAGAGGAATTGGTAAGAGAGTTGAACTACTTGGATAAGAACGTTACTACTGAGACGACCTTACTAATTTATCCTAAATTATTTGAAGATTTTGAATCCTACTTGGATTTAGTAGACATGGGACAATCCTTTTTGGATCAGTTGAATTATGAAGGGATTTATCAACTGGCTAGTTTTCATCCACAATATCAATTTGGGGGGACAACACTGGACGATGCTTCTAATTATACGAACCGCTCTCCTTATCCAACGTTGCATATCATTCGAGAAGAAAGCATCGAAAGAGCCTTAGAGCATTACGAAGCGCCAGAAGAAATTCCCGAACGGAATATTCAAGTAGCAGAAGAAATGGGAGCAAAAGTATTGCAGCAGTTGCTGTTGGATTGTTACCAATTATAA
- the bshC gene encoding bacillithiol biosynthesis cysteine-adding enzyme BshC — protein MNITTFDFKDIPQFSDTDKAYTLGDKNLRPFYKYDVTLEVFEDVIKNKKFEAEQRNVLVKELEMQYEDVEASEATLQNIQRLKAANCYTVVTAHQPNLFTGPLYSIYKIISTINLAEKLAKKYPKQQFVPIFWTGGEDHDFEEVNHLNLFGNRLIWEDEQGGPVGKYSVDSLRTVLDQTKEILGDGAYAKEVADKLEAFYGNATQYSEAVKHFLNWIFGAYGLVIVNANTAGFKRQMIPLFKDELLHQPSKPIIEQTIQDLEAAGYQQQAYAREINLFYLSPNKRSRIVKQGDSYEVLDTDIRFSEAEILKTLKEHPENFSPNVVLRPLFQESILPNLAYIGGGGEIAYWLERKTQFEHYQVPFPMLIRRCSVLWIPKGMTKLMSKLNIQVEQLFEDTHHLLKQYVLDHTEEELSLQEELESLNKVFECILTKAKRVDPALEPGVLGQQVQMQKAVENLEQRLIRAEKKKNETSMQRIQKLKDNLFPKNGLQERYDNFLAFYSRYGRTFLDTLKANLDVLDKKFVVIED, from the coding sequence ATGAACATTACAACCTTTGATTTTAAGGATATTCCTCAGTTTTCGGATACAGATAAAGCATATACGTTAGGGGACAAAAATCTTCGACCATTTTATAAGTACGATGTTACTTTGGAAGTATTTGAAGATGTCATAAAGAACAAGAAATTTGAAGCAGAACAACGCAACGTTTTGGTTAAGGAATTAGAGATGCAGTACGAAGATGTGGAAGCTAGTGAAGCGACTTTACAGAATATACAGAGGCTAAAAGCTGCCAATTGTTATACGGTTGTTACCGCACACCAACCCAACTTATTTACAGGTCCCTTGTATAGTATTTATAAGATAATTAGTACGATTAACTTAGCAGAGAAGCTTGCCAAAAAGTATCCTAAACAGCAATTTGTACCCATTTTTTGGACAGGAGGAGAAGACCATGATTTTGAAGAAGTCAATCATTTGAATTTGTTTGGCAATCGTTTGATTTGGGAAGACGAACAAGGCGGTCCAGTAGGAAAATATTCGGTTGATTCTTTGCGGACAGTTTTGGATCAGACGAAAGAAATTTTAGGAGACGGAGCATATGCAAAGGAAGTAGCCGATAAACTAGAAGCGTTTTATGGCAACGCAACACAATATAGCGAGGCGGTAAAGCATTTCTTAAATTGGATTTTTGGGGCGTATGGTTTGGTCATTGTCAATGCCAATACAGCAGGATTCAAACGTCAGATGATCCCCTTATTCAAAGATGAACTACTACACCAACCTTCCAAACCAATTATAGAACAAACCATTCAAGATTTGGAGGCAGCAGGTTATCAACAACAAGCCTATGCCCGAGAAATCAACTTATTTTACCTTTCTCCCAACAAACGTAGCCGAATTGTCAAACAAGGCGATAGTTACGAGGTGTTGGATACGGACATACGTTTTTCGGAGGCAGAAATATTAAAAACATTAAAGGAGCACCCTGAAAACTTTAGCCCCAATGTTGTTTTGCGACCCTTGTTTCAGGAATCTATATTGCCTAATTTAGCCTATATTGGAGGAGGGGGCGAAATTGCTTATTGGTTAGAGCGTAAGACACAGTTTGAGCATTATCAAGTGCCTTTCCCAATGTTGATTCGTCGTTGTTCTGTCTTATGGATTCCGAAAGGTATGACAAAGCTCATGTCAAAACTAAATATCCAAGTAGAGCAATTGTTTGAGGATACCCACCATTTGTTAAAGCAATATGTACTAGACCATACAGAGGAAGAATTATCCTTGCAAGAAGAGTTGGAATCTTTGAATAAAGTTTTTGAATGTATTTTGACCAAAGCAAAACGGGTAGACCCTGCGTTAGAACCAGGTGTTTTGGGGCAGCAGGTTCAGATGCAAAAGGCAGTCGAAAATTTGGAGCAGCGTTTGATTCGTGCAGAAAAGAAAAAGAATGAAACGAGTATGCAGCGCATTCAAAAATTAAAAGATAATTTGTTCCCTAAGAATGGTTTACAAGAACGATACGATAACTTTTTGGCTTTTTACAGTCGATATGGTCGTACTTTTTTAGATACTTTAAAGGCAAATTTGGACGTATTGGACAAAAAGTTTGTCGTAATTGAAGACTAA
- a CDS encoding alpha/beta hydrolase, with product MSDLIRKRTSSFKNPEEGKERIEGWVAKMEASNGRPYAKISVETELGQTQVYGLNLDENYTESIVIFPGFRTSALFWDFDNGLDLLKREALKIYLIETNGQPNLSAGHTPDIKGNGYGIWANKVLEQLGIERTYIAGASFGGLVCMKLAITNPEKIKAAFLLNAGCFRMISLGFKNLYYNLLPILFPSKKNMDLFFEQIVFCGDHHCLSSNSKDLIMDYMHYVIQFYQDKTQKPYPMGAELRIVDTPVHLLFGANDYLLPYEKSMANAQRYLKNIQSIKVFPNVGHGIETYQPAIEYIKLQINKSTMQPLS from the coding sequence ATGAGTGATTTAATTAGAAAAAGAACCTCGTCATTTAAAAATCCTGAAGAGGGAAAAGAGAGAATAGAAGGTTGGGTGGCGAAAATGGAAGCATCGAATGGTCGTCCTTATGCTAAAATTTCTGTAGAAACAGAATTAGGGCAAACGCAGGTTTATGGTCTTAATTTGGATGAGAATTATACAGAAAGTATCGTGATTTTTCCTGGATTTAGAACCAGTGCGCTCTTTTGGGACTTTGACAATGGTTTAGACTTATTAAAACGTGAAGCTTTAAAAATTTATCTGATAGAAACCAACGGGCAACCTAATCTGAGTGCTGGACATACACCAGATATTAAAGGAAATGGCTATGGAATTTGGGCAAATAAAGTACTAGAACAACTTGGTATAGAGCGCACCTATATTGCTGGAGCTTCGTTTGGAGGTTTGGTATGTATGAAATTGGCGATAACCAATCCTGAGAAGATAAAGGCAGCTTTTTTATTAAATGCGGGCTGTTTTAGAATGATATCGTTAGGTTTTAAAAATCTATATTATAACTTGCTACCAATTTTGTTTCCTAGCAAAAAAAATATGGACCTATTTTTTGAGCAAATTGTTTTTTGCGGTGACCATCATTGTTTGTCTTCAAACTCGAAAGATTTAATTATGGATTATATGCATTATGTGATTCAATTTTATCAAGATAAAACCCAAAAACCATATCCAATGGGAGCAGAGTTGCGGATTGTTGATACGCCTGTGCATCTTTTGTTTGGTGCCAATGACTATCTATTGCCTTATGAAAAATCGATGGCAAATGCTCAACGTTATCTGAAAAATATTCAGTCTATTAAGGTGTTTCCCAATGTAGGGCATGGCATTGAGACGTATCAACCAGCAATAGAGTATATAAAATTGCAGATTAATAAATCAACAATGCAGCCACTTAGCTAA
- a CDS encoding VCBS repeat-containing protein: protein MKYDYYCYVLVIGSLFFTACNQEQPDIDALLKEKKETAATPIEYLFEELPAAQTGIDFQNTITQTATINILSWEYLFNGGGVAVGDLNNDGLPDLVLTGNQVDNRIYLNKGGLKFEDVTSKAEINVQDKQGKPSWYTGVTLADVNNDGWLDIYICRSGMKDYYAKPENLLFINQGDLTFSEEGQKYGVNDAAYSTGATFFDYDKDGDLDLYVNNHFADFNRTTTVDKVRKKIEENPALLEENSSHLYKNENGTYRDVTAELGMLKYDYGLGVVAADVNNDGWTDLYVSNDYTQPNVLWINNQDGTFTDKIKEQMGHVAYFSMGCDINDFNNDGLPDIVAVDMAAKDHVMAKTSMASMQPASFRKLTELYGYVPQYMYNELQLNNGNGQFSEIANMAGTAKTEWSWAPLFADFDNDGLKDLIITNGYKQNALDNDFRMKLRNRKIELRGQPIPEAERMKWIQQIPTYKAKNHYLRNTGALQFEDMRNTWIQSTANLSNGTAYADLDQDGDLDLVTNNIDAPASIIENKTKNNAYLQVVLKSKENNFAALLNAKVIGFKGEEVFYQELTLTRGFQSSVEPLLHFGLGTVQTLDRLVVQWQNGKQQTLKAVAANQRLEVYWEDATESVMPLIKTEELTNQAKQLGINFTYKKSRFNDFEKEILLPHKMSTLGGAIAVGDVTGDGLADVYIGGNQNQAGQLFVQKTNATFTPKSIKAFNQDKSFEDLGALFFDADGDKDLDLYVASGGGGEIADQPMLLQDRLYLNENGNFVRQNNFPAIESSTQAIEAFDYDQDGDLDLFVGGRNEPGRYPKAPKSYFLVNDGKGNFEDQIGSIANALEYVGLVTDVLSIDFNEDGALDLVVCGEWFSVSFYEQVNGRFQNVTAKIADPLKMGWWQSLMAYDYDQDGDLDIVAGNLGTNNKFHPSTHQPMKVYFRDFDRNGTEDIYLSLNKEGKELPVRGRECSSQQMPFIAKKYPTYGQFAQAEVGDILGVTNIDSSLVYEARTFEHTIFINEQQQFKKTIHLPAAAQVSLLRSMVLWDWDKDGQSDLLGVGNWKDTEVETVAYDAGIGTVLLAKNKALYPLPAKESGWRVKGEARAIELLPLANGKTAALISKYGEGVEAYILP from the coding sequence ATGAAATACGACTACTATTGTTATGTATTGGTTATAGGAAGCCTATTTTTTACTGCTTGTAATCAAGAACAACCTGATATTGATGCGTTATTAAAAGAAAAGAAAGAAACAGCAGCAACACCCATAGAGTACCTTTTTGAAGAATTGCCAGCTGCTCAAACAGGGATTGATTTTCAGAATACCATTACACAAACTGCTACCATTAATATTTTATCTTGGGAATATCTATTCAATGGAGGTGGCGTAGCTGTGGGCGATCTAAACAATGATGGGTTGCCCGATTTAGTATTGACAGGAAATCAAGTAGATAATAGAATTTACCTTAACAAAGGAGGTTTGAAATTTGAAGATGTTACATCAAAAGCAGAGATCAATGTACAGGATAAACAAGGCAAACCGTCTTGGTATACGGGAGTAACTTTGGCAGATGTCAACAATGATGGTTGGTTGGATATTTATATTTGTCGGTCAGGGATGAAAGATTATTATGCCAAACCCGAAAACTTGCTTTTTATTAATCAAGGAGATTTGACTTTTTCAGAAGAAGGGCAAAAATATGGGGTTAACGATGCTGCTTATTCAACAGGAGCTACTTTTTTTGATTATGACAAAGATGGAGATTTAGATTTGTATGTCAACAATCATTTTGCAGATTTTAATCGAACGACTACTGTGGACAAAGTCCGTAAGAAAATAGAAGAAAATCCCGCCTTATTGGAAGAAAATTCATCGCATTTGTATAAAAATGAAAATGGGACGTATCGAGATGTAACGGCTGAATTGGGGATGCTGAAATATGACTATGGTCTAGGAGTTGTAGCGGCAGATGTTAATAATGATGGTTGGACAGATTTGTATGTTTCTAACGATTATACACAACCTAATGTCCTGTGGATTAATAATCAAGACGGAACATTTACGGATAAAATTAAGGAACAAATGGGACACGTAGCCTATTTTTCAATGGGCTGTGATATTAATGATTTTAACAATGATGGTTTGCCTGATATTGTGGCGGTTGATATGGCAGCCAAGGATCATGTAATGGCAAAAACTTCAATGGCTTCGATGCAACCTGCTTCGTTTAGAAAGCTGACAGAGTTATATGGTTATGTACCACAATATATGTACAACGAATTGCAATTGAATAATGGCAATGGGCAATTTTCGGAGATTGCCAATATGGCGGGAACCGCAAAAACAGAATGGAGCTGGGCACCTTTGTTTGCAGATTTTGACAATGATGGTCTAAAGGATCTCATCATTACCAATGGTTATAAACAAAATGCCTTGGACAATGATTTTAGAATGAAGTTAAGGAATCGAAAAATAGAGTTAAGAGGGCAGCCTATTCCTGAGGCAGAACGTATGAAATGGATTCAACAAATTCCAACATACAAAGCCAAAAATCATTACCTCAGAAATACTGGGGCACTTCAATTTGAGGACATGCGAAATACTTGGATTCAGTCTACGGCTAATTTATCGAATGGAACAGCTTATGCAGATTTGGACCAAGATGGTGACTTAGACTTGGTGACCAACAACATAGATGCACCTGCTTCTATCATCGAAAACAAAACAAAAAATAATGCTTATCTGCAAGTCGTTCTCAAAAGCAAGGAAAACAACTTTGCTGCTTTGCTAAATGCTAAAGTAATTGGCTTTAAAGGCGAAGAAGTGTTTTATCAAGAGTTGACCTTAACAAGAGGTTTTCAGTCTTCTGTAGAGCCTTTGTTGCATTTTGGATTGGGAACTGTTCAAACACTAGATCGACTGGTGGTTCAATGGCAAAATGGCAAACAGCAAACACTGAAGGCAGTTGCTGCCAATCAACGTTTGGAGGTGTATTGGGAAGATGCAACGGAGTCTGTTATGCCATTAATTAAAACAGAAGAATTAACCAACCAAGCCAAGCAATTGGGAATTAATTTTACCTATAAAAAAAGTAGATTTAATGACTTTGAGAAAGAAATTTTACTCCCTCACAAAATGTCTACCTTAGGAGGTGCTATTGCGGTTGGTGATGTTACAGGTGATGGCTTGGCAGATGTTTATATTGGTGGCAATCAAAATCAAGCAGGTCAATTGTTTGTTCAAAAAACTAATGCCACGTTTACTCCCAAAAGCATAAAGGCTTTCAACCAAGATAAATCCTTTGAAGATTTGGGCGCATTGTTTTTTGATGCTGACGGCGATAAGGATTTGGATTTGTATGTTGCTAGTGGTGGTGGTGGTGAAATTGCAGATCAACCAATGTTGTTACAAGATCGTTTGTATTTGAATGAGAATGGAAATTTTGTGCGTCAAAATAATTTTCCAGCGATTGAGTCTAGTACCCAAGCGATTGAAGCATTTGATTACGATCAAGATGGAGATTTGGATTTGTTTGTAGGAGGTCGGAATGAACCAGGTCGTTATCCCAAAGCACCTAAGTCTTACTTTTTAGTGAATGATGGAAAGGGAAATTTTGAAGATCAAATTGGTTCTATTGCAAATGCTCTAGAGTATGTTGGTTTGGTAACAGATGTATTAAGTATTGATTTTAATGAAGATGGTGCCTTGGATTTGGTGGTTTGTGGAGAGTGGTTTTCTGTTTCCTTTTATGAGCAAGTCAATGGTCGATTTCAGAATGTAACGGCAAAAATAGCAGACCCTCTGAAAATGGGATGGTGGCAATCTCTAATGGCTTATGATTATGACCAAGATGGAGATTTAGATATTGTTGCAGGCAATTTAGGAACGAATAATAAATTTCATCCATCCACCCATCAGCCCATGAAAGTATATTTTAGAGATTTTGATCGAAATGGGACAGAGGATATTTATTTAAGTCTTAATAAAGAAGGCAAGGAACTTCCTGTTCGAGGAAGAGAATGTAGTTCGCAACAAATGCCTTTTATTGCTAAGAAATACCCTACTTATGGGCAGTTTGCACAGGCAGAGGTGGGAGATATTTTAGGCGTAACGAACATTGATAGTTCTTTGGTGTACGAAGCTAGGACGTTTGAGCATACTATTTTTATTAATGAGCAGCAACAATTTAAGAAAACCATACATTTGCCTGCTGCTGCTCAAGTTTCTTTGTTGAGGAGTATGGTGTTGTGGGATTGGGATAAAGATGGTCAGAGTGACTTGTTAGGGGTTGGAAATTGGAAAGATACAGAAGTGGAAACGGTTGCTTACGATGCTGGTATTGGAACGGTTTTGTTGGCAAAAAATAAGGCTTTGTATCCTTTACCTGCCAAGGAATCTGGGTGGCGAGTCAAAGGAGAGGCAAGAGCTATTGAATTGCTTCCTTTAGCAAATGGAAAAACAGCGGCTTTAATTAGTAAGTATGGAGAAGGAGTAGAAGCTTATATATTACCATAA